One window of the Deltaproteobacteria bacterium genome contains the following:
- a CDS encoding acidic cytochrome c3 — protein sequence MKNKHTIVIIFCAFCLMLWGVAAFAEEDTVLKVDAFGTLERPVSAFDHDAHGEIVGDCSVCHHVYDNGKKVEGESSEDQACSDCHGLEAEGSQPGLRTAYHQQCKQCHVDQKKGPVACGECHVKK from the coding sequence ATGAAAAATAAGCACACTATTGTCATTATATTCTGCGCTTTTTGCCTTATGCTTTGGGGCGTGGCCGCCTTTGCCGAGGAGGACACGGTCCTCAAGGTCGATGCCTTTGGAACGCTGGAAAGGCCGGTCAGTGCTTTTGATCACGATGCGCATGGCGAAATCGTCGGGGATTGTTCCGTTTGTCATCATGTTTATGATAACGGCAAAAAGGTCGAGGGAGAAAGCTCCGAGGACCAAGCCTGCTCTGATTGCCACGGTTTAGAAGCCGAGGGCAGTCAGCCTGGATTACGAACGGCATACCATCAGCAATGCAAGCAATGCCATGTCGACCAGAAGAAAGGTCCGGTGGCTTGCGGCGAGTGTCATGTAAAGAAATAA